One window of Bernardetia sp. genomic DNA carries:
- a CDS encoding vWA domain-containing protein: protein MISVKPTDEPIKLKVLMVIDSSRSMFFEDDTNNPVDRYKNVEEAIEKLTVNLNSLSKIDWYISLLLFKVDSQFVLGDGIWSNKTEDIKRGLKKHTKLVNEGTAIWDTLYKAVNVIEKEKIGYRVIVCLTDGEDNRDSTGEKFQLVKRKVEEVSIPIYTVGYGLKSNLLKEIAVASRYEGGTSKYYGGTDIEGIKKMFNELPKLASHAYNIKFNRKKKDSKIEIMVKLYDIYEKEYFKDKFEVPIKEIS from the coding sequence GTGATATCAGTAAAGCCAACTGATGAGCCAATTAAACTTAAAGTATTAATGGTAATAGATTCAAGTCGCTCCATGTTTTTTGAAGATGACACAAATAATCCTGTAGATAGGTATAAAAATGTAGAAGAAGCAATAGAAAAGCTTACAGTTAATTTAAATAGTTTATCTAAAATAGATTGGTATATTTCATTACTTTTATTTAAAGTTGATTCTCAATTTGTTTTAGGAGATGGCATTTGGTCTAACAAGACTGAAGATATAAAGAGGGGACTAAAGAAACATACAAAATTAGTAAATGAGGGTACAGCTATATGGGATACCCTATATAAAGCCGTCAATGTTATTGAGAAGGAAAAAATAGGTTATAGAGTAATAGTATGTTTGACTGATGGAGAGGACAATAGAGATAGTACAGGAGAAAAATTTCAATTAGTTAAACGTAAAGTTGAAGAAGTAAGTATTCCAATATACACAGTTGGATATGGTTTAAAATCTAATTTACTAAAAGAAATAGCTGTAGCTTCTAGATATGAGGGAGGAACTAGCAAGTATTATGGAGGGACAGATATAGAAGGCATCAAGAAAATGTTTAATGAATTACCAAAATTAGCTTCTCACGCATATAATATAAAATTTAATCGTAAAAAAAAGGACAGTAAGATTGAAATCATGGTAAAACTCTATGATATCTATGAAAAAGAATACTTTAAGGATAAATTTGAAGTGCCAATAAAGGAGATTAGTTAG